The Medicago truncatula cultivar Jemalong A17 chromosome 4, MtrunA17r5.0-ANR, whole genome shotgun sequence genome includes a region encoding these proteins:
- the LOC11408023 gene encoding NEDD8-specific protease 1, with translation MGKSEADDKILSYNDVVLRRSDLGILSGPYFLNDRIIEFHLSYLSSSHPSQDILLVPPSIAFWIIQCPVVEALKDFLDPLHLSDKKLVLFPINNNDDVNISEGGSHWSLLAYYRNANVFVHHDSCRSMNATPAKKLYKAVVGYMGLSESGSKAGYLEWTDSPRQANGYDCGLYVTAIARVICEWYVNSSKKTDANDLWFSVVKEQVTPSAVACMRSEILALIRDLMARNSGQHAQQ, from the coding sequence ATGGGGAAATCAGAAGCAGATGATAAGATTCTCAGCTACAATGATGTGGTGCTTAGACGATCTGATCTAGGCATCCTCAGTGGTCCATATTTTTTGAACGATCGAATTATCGAGTTTCATCTCAGTTATCTTTCTTCATCCCATCCCTCTCAGGATATCTTGCTGGTTCCACCATCTATCGCATTTTGGATAATACAATGTCCTGTTGTTGAGGCTCTCAAAGATTTCTTAGATCCCCTTCATTTGTCTGATAAGAAACTGGTTTTATTTCCTATCAATAATAACGATGACGTTAACATATCTGAAGGTGGATCTCATTGGAGCTTACTTGCATACTACCGCAATGCGAATGTATTTGTTCATCATGATAGCTGCAGAAGCATGAATGCAACACCTGCTAAGAAACTCTATAAAGCTGTTGTTGGATACATGGGATTATCTGAATCGGGTTCCAAGGCCGGCTATTTGGAATGGACTGATTCACCTAGGCAAGCAAATGGTTATGATTGTGGCTTGTATGTCACAGCCATAGCAAGAGTGATATGCGAGTGGTATGTAAATAGTAGTAAAAAAACTGATGCAAATGATCTGTGGTTCTCCGTGGTGAAGGAACAGGTTACTCCATCAGCTGTTGCGTGCATGCGAAGTGAGATTCTTGCCTTGATCAGAGATCTAATGGCTAGAAATTCCGGCCAGCATGCTCAACAATAA